The following coding sequences are from one Verrucomicrobiia bacterium window:
- a CDS encoding type II secretion system protein, translating into MPCRHRAFSLIELLVVIAIIGILASMMLPALGRAMEKAKRTSCLNNLKQMGLGGHMAANDNSDKLPTMGGNSTNMIWNGTNLLHYGRMIKSDTISARMFYCPSATTFRPGGTNCLDSISVTGVVAYSSYYFRGTRQGGPSRTEKAAGRVLISDYETREPFQVGEWYAQSHKTGKNVLRGDGSAAFVVNEWDSRWVDHGGDSAPGAKDGTWSKLDRGRE; encoded by the coding sequence ATGCCCTGCCGTCATCGTGCGTTCAGTCTCATCGAGCTTTTGGTGGTGATAGCCATCATCGGCATCCTTGCGAGCATGATGCTGCCTGCGTTGGGGCGGGCGATGGAGAAGGCCAAGCGGACTTCGTGCCTGAACAATCTCAAGCAGATGGGGCTGGGCGGGCACATGGCGGCCAATGACAACAGCGACAAGCTGCCGACGATGGGGGGCAATTCCACGAACATGATCTGGAACGGCACCAATCTTTTGCATTATGGGCGAATGATCAAATCAGACACGATCAGTGCGCGGATGTTCTATTGTCCGTCTGCGACCACGTTCCGTCCCGGCGGCACGAATTGCCTGGACAGCATCAGTGTCACGGGGGTGGTGGCTTACAGTTCGTATTATTTCCGGGGCACACGGCAGGGTGGTCCCAGCAGGACGGAGAAGGCAGCGGGCCGGGTGTTGATCTCGGATTATGAGACGCGTGAGCCATTCCAAGTGGGGGAGTGGTATGCGCAATCACACAAGACGGGGAAGAATGTTTTGCGAGGAGATGGTAGTGCGGCTTTTGTGGTGAATGAGTGGGACAGCCGCTGGGTGGATCATGGAGGGGACAGCGCACCGGGGGCGAAGGATGGGACGTGGAGCAAATTGGATCGCGGTCGTGAGTAG